A single window of Ferrimonas balearica DSM 9799 DNA harbors:
- a CDS encoding Dps family protein produces the protein MNTNLIGLDKVGAEALAEQLNHLLANYQVLYMNVRGFHWNVQGANFFELHAKFEEIYDQLLLKVDEIAERILTLGHQPRHGFSDYLRMSQIDEVKGVRDGHVAIEHILSAYTLLLSQQRKILSQASELGDEGTVSLMSDYISQQEKESWMLSAYQGRGA, from the coding sequence ATGAACACCAACCTGATTGGACTGGACAAAGTGGGCGCAGAGGCCCTGGCTGAACAACTGAACCACCTGCTGGCCAACTACCAGGTGCTGTACATGAACGTGCGCGGCTTCCACTGGAACGTGCAGGGCGCCAACTTCTTCGAGCTGCACGCCAAGTTCGAAGAGATCTACGACCAGCTGCTGCTGAAAGTGGATGAAATCGCTGAGCGCATCCTGACCCTGGGTCACCAGCCTCGTCACGGCTTCTCCGATTACCTGCGGATGAGCCAGATCGACGAAGTGAAAGGGGTGCGTGACGGCCATGTGGCGATTGAGCACATCCTCAGCGCCTACACCTTGCTGCTGAGCCAGCAACGCAAAATCCTGTCCCAGGCCAGTGAGCTGGGCGACGAGGGCACCGTTTCGCTGATGAGTGACTACATCAGCCAGCAGGAGAAAGAGTCCTGGATGCTGTCCGCCTATCAGGGCCGTGGCGCCTGA